The DNA sequence attgaacaGTTAATGCTAGAAAAATAATGGGCATCTTTTTTGCAGAAGGTTCTTCAacaaaaatctattttatatgtggtttgaaaaaaaaaaaaatatatatatatatcaatcatgtaaaaattaatttaatattctcCCACCCCCCATCCTCatgtttgaaaagaaattattttctattaaagTTCTTTCAATAAAATGCACATTTTAAACTTTTCGAATCattttacttaatatatttaatggtaGATATGATGGATGTTTTGCTActccaccaaaaaaaaatgtCCCAAAAAAATCACCCCAGGTCTAATATGCAAAGTTGTGCCCCCCATATACTTTAATGCTCTAAAACCTATTTATTTCCTGAATATGTGCTACTGAAATCCTAGTGCATCTGATATGCCTGTGTGTTTTATGCCATTAAATATggtaggttttattttttttcctatgtatgCCTGGATTGGATGGATCTCACAGTATCTTGTCACCTACCAACTCTTAAGGGATACATCATACAGTAATGGACTGCATGACATTTTAATGTACTACCAGGACAAGAGATATTGTCTTCAGTCGCACTAAAGAGTACCTtctattctcttatttcatttactGAACTATTTTAGTTCTGATTTCAGTTACTGCCCTCTTAGCTCCTCGACACCTAACCTCTGATGTGGCTCATGGTGGCTAGGAGATATTATCACTAAGACGTTTTGGTATCACTGATTCAATACTGACTTACTTAACATCAGACGTTTTGATgcttctctttgtgtgtgtgtgaacatatttctttttaaatatatcaagagAAGGAAAGAGTTTATGTCATTTATGTTCAGTTGATAAATTGTaatctcttcccccctctctcactctgtgtgtgtgtgtgtgaacatatttctctttatgagagggaaagtgtttatgtcaatcatGTTCGTTAATAAAATGTGATAAACCAAAACAGGTTGACTGTCCAGTAAGCTGTGCCAAATCACCAACATCCAAATAGCTGTACCTGATCGTCTCATGGTGTCCACATCTTTAGATTTTGTTTAGTAGACACAGAGATGGTTTATCACAAGTGATGggtggcaacaggaaaagcaacCAGTTGTGCAAAATCAACCTTGATGAATtctaacctatgcaagcatggaaaaatgaaagtaaaaatgatataaatgacAATACTGTTCGCCTAAATAAGTTGCCTGTACTGAGACTTGCAGGAGTCCATAATTCCTTTGTTTTGAAATAAAGCAAATTTAGATTACATAACTTCTGAAATATCAGAGAAGGTAATCAAATAATCAATCcatcaatcaataaacaaattgATAAATCTTCTGTTATTTTGTTCCCCAAATCAACATGACAATGTGAAGCCAAGGCAGATCATTAAATTGccaaccttatgagtggatttggtagacagaaactgaaaaaagtgcattatgtgtgtgtggctcCATCTAGCCATGCTACTTTGTCACTAGCAGGGCAACCACTACCTATACCTAAAGTCTCTCTTGGTACCTCACTCTATTGCTCTCCCCCACCAACAAGGCCCATTAGCAATGACAGTACTACAATATAAGGTGTAGCTAGCTTGCTCACTTCAGAAATATAACAAGGGTACTTGCCAGTTAATTATCAGCACTAGTTTATCTTTGCATAATCAATAGTCTATACCTCAATTTCTTCCCATGCTAGATGCAGCAGGTGTGAAGTGAATAAGTGACAGTAAGTTAAAACTTAAATGAAACTTATTTGAACTTATATAATGTCAGGCAAACATGCATCCAAACCTTTTTCAAATGCAGAATGTTATCCTCCATCCCTGTGTTCTCTTTTGCTACCCCTTCCTCACCCTTAGAAACGGCACACTCAACATGGGCACATTGAAAGGTgagtctggtgagattgttgagatgctggAATGAaacatatggatgtgtgttgCATCTAAAAAGGGAGCTTCTGCCAGTTTGCTCACAGGCAAAGAGCATAAGTATAAAATCTGGGTCGGCAATAGTGATGGGGTTAGTAGTGTGGACATACTTCTATctgagaaatgggttgataaggcaATCAAAATAGGCAGTGTGTGATAGGATATTTAGGCTTAAACTAGTTTTGTAAAGTGGAACTGCAACTATTATTTCTGCCAATGCTCCTCAACCAGGGCTACCAGAGGAACAGAAAAATCAATTTTATCAGAACTTTTTGCAGACTACTCCAGCGACAAATGACAGTGGCTGGTAATTTCAAAGGACGTGTTGGGCAGCATCCAGGTGGCTTCCATGGAGGCCATGGATTTGATTCCTACAAcaaggagggaaccaggctggtGGAGTTCTCTAATGAAAATTACTTTATGACCTGCAATAGTAACTTAAGGAAACCAGCTAGTCACCTGTTCGCCTATCAATCTGGTGGACAAACaagccagattgactacattctcatcAGAAAGCAGGAAAGATGGTTGCATCATCATCAAATGCAAAAACCTTCCCAAGTGAAGAGTGCACCCCTCAACATGGGTTGAAAATAGCCaatctggaagcttaaggatcctctgaATAGTCAGAGATTTAGTAGTACAGAGAACAAcaggaggtttctatgggacaacaaTGAGGGCTACAGACCAAATTTGTGGGTAGTGCAAAATCCATTCCAGATCTAAGGTAACATTTGCAGTGGAACAGTGTAGTAggcagggccattagagcaaagaaacagggcTGGAAGTGGAACTATAACAGGAGCTAAAAGACGGGCTAGGAAACGCATGTTTTGCcaggggagaagcagaaaagaagaagtttgccaatgttcagcagCTTGAGGTTTTTCAGATTGCAagactgtgtgagagagaaaattgtgatgtagGAGAGAAGTGTTTACATGAATGATGGATCACTAGCagttagtgattctgcaaagtaagaggcttggaaatgccattatgaaaggctgctaaatgtagagaataCGTGGGAGAAGAGTCTGCTTAATATGGACCCAGTTATCCGAACTGACAGTAACTTggtagataaagaaattaaggatatgaagactggGAAAGCTCCCAACCCTTCAGGAATctctgctgagatgcttaaaatacctGGCAGAGTGGGATATGGTCTTGTCACCTGTAGAGACAATCAGGTTGTCATACtgaatgactggtgtagcagcattatagtcaactgctacaaaggtaaaggtgacactttagaaataattacaaaggtatcaaattgctggaaaaggtcatgaaagttacagaataGGTCATTGCTAAACttattaggaagagagttagcctggatgagatgcagttcaatCTTGaaccagggagaagcaccactgatgctatcttCCTGATAAGGCAACTGCAGAAGAAGCATTTAACCAAGaaaaacctctgtacttggcttttgcaGACccagagaaagcctttgacagagtcccccgcTACCTCCTCTGGTGGTCAAGGCAGAAGCTAGAGATAGATGAGtgattagtgagagctgtacaagctgtatacagggatgctgccagtaaggtgaaggttggcaataagtttagcaatgaatttagtgttcaccaaggattggttcTCAGACTCCTCTTGTTTATCGAAgccctccaggccataacagaggaatttaataTTGGCTCCCCTTGAGAGCTCCTCTACACTGataaccttgttcttatagctgaatcactacttgaactagaaaggaaaggaaaatttgGGTTTAAGAAGCATCAGTCATGAAAGCACCAATGCCAGTACCAATGCAGGGTCATGTAAAAGCACATTGAGgtggttggcagtaggaagggcatccagccataggaaccatgccaaaacagacaattggaacctgggcagctctccagctccagCTCAACTGTCCagccaagccagcatggaaaacgaacattaaacaacgatgatgagattttacatacatacatacatatatatatatatatatatatatatatatatatatatatttatatatatatttatataataaaaaccacaaagtCTTGTAAAATACAGTTAAGCAGGGTTTCTTAGCcgaattatgaatatattttatttatcaagctGATAAAAACAATGTGTTactatctccttgccttgacatcaagCAATAGTTGCAAGCATGAGAAATAGAGAGGGCGAtggagagtgggggggggggtttaatTTCCAATTGTGTTCGCATTGTCAGTCAGCTATATACAATAATTATGTTTACCTCTCTCATATATTGAAGTTCCATAGTTCACTAATTTTGTGTGAACACCAgtggaaataattaaaatgagaaaaaaaaaaccccaccttacTTGAAAATCAAGCAAACGCTGATGACTGGAAGGACATCCAGGCACAGAATACTGCCTGAATAACTtatgtccaactcatgccagcatagaaacaAAAAGCAGATCATCACAATCACTTAATatgttttcgatgctggcatgggctgaatgATTTGGCAGAAGCTTGCAAATCAATAGGCTGCATCAAACTctgtcttctttggcatggttactatggttggataccctccgtaatgccaaccactttatggagtgtactgggtgctttttatatgacaccagcactggtgaagTCACTAAGTAACTTGAAAGGTAAGACTCCCTCAACTGAGTGGCAAGTGATTTGAGCAAGGTGGATTTGTACTAGGTGAGGAGAGGTTAGAGTAGgaatagagggacagaaataggaatcttgcattaaccctttagtatttaaacaggccatatctggccaaaatattctgcttggCCACATCCAACAtctcacatctatcctacaataccattctaaaaataaacaatcacatcgtcaaaatcttgaagccacaagataatgcatgattaattcaaaacaatgtgaataaataggcattacatttgacaataaatctgaatgctaaaaggtgaGAGGAGATTCATGGCTACCTCAGTAGGAGAGAAGATACAGAAAATGTGATTAATACTAGatatagtgatgacaatgatgatggtaaaacAAAAATTCAGTAAAGCAAACCTTGAAACATCTCAaaactttattttctgtttttatttttatttttcatatttttggttgtagttttttttttgtttgtttgtttgtttgtttaaaatcttCACTGCTCCATTCTTACATCAACTTTTTTGCATCAACTgtaatatttctgtatgtgcatctctgtctgtgtctccctCGATATCATCTCcctgcatccatccatccgtcgATTTTGGTTTGTAAAGGCAGTTCAAGTGAGTACTATTTCTTCCGAAGCCTGTGCCTGTCCAGCCTCTCTTCTAAGTCTTCATCGCTGTGATAGACGGTCGCCATTGAGCCACTGCGTGACGGCATAACAAAGTCCTTGTCAGGTTTTATATCGACATTTTCATAACACAAAACATTTAAAGTTTCCTCAAAGATCCTTGCTTCCGGATAATCAACCTGGAATGTTTGATGGTGCAAAAAGGGAAGTAAAGAAAGATTAAAACATGTAGGACTACATTCAATATGAAGCATAACTCCCTACCAATACTACCAGACTCTTATTCCATTACCTGATTAGAAATAACCTCTCATCAACTGAGAAAGCCATCTCCAGCAATGCTACACCCTTCCCTCAGTTTTAGCAGGGAAGGGTGTAGCATTGCTGGAGATGTCTTTCAAGTTACCAATGGTGCCATTACCAAGTCCTGAAGTCCATAACAAATACCACCTGTAGGTTTAGGCACTGCACATCTaaccaatgaaaaagaaaagtattttcatTGGGGGCAGAAGACGGATCAAATCTTCAGGCCTGAGAAAGCAACTGTAAGTTCCCAGAAAGTGTTGCCATAATATCTCTAAAATCAGACATGAGGTTGTTCTCAGAAGCTTCTCCAAACACATTATCTAATTAGGATTCTCTGTTAACAAGAAGGACCATACTGAGGAGgtaaatgagaggaagagagcaaAGTATGCTGATCTATTGGGAAAATGTTGGAAAACCAAGCAGAAAAAGAGGATTAGCAGTAAGTCCTGATTACTACAGGGGCCAATAGGTGAAGGACCATCAAGTTGGCCACCAAAGTAGTGGAAGtggttttaacccttttgatactaacccactTGAGACCATCCCTGGTTCTTTGACACAAACTTCTTATTTTAAAGTGTcctaaattaaaaccttgcatctaaattccatgttaatttatgttccaaacaccagcttaatattgaaaaagttattttactaaatgcatcattattttgtaaatcaactgaaagaaaagcagtgtattttaataaaaatatggtaacaaaatggttaatatactgatatatatttgtcttttgttatcttccaaacaccatcttaattTACTGAAATACATCTGTCATTAAGAAAAGGATACTTTGGATAATTGTTGTCTCAGATAACCATATCTAAACTGCCTTTGGTTATCAGTCTGTTTGACCATACTTGTCAGTACATAAAGAActagatatatttgttttaaagtgatctgaattaaaaccttccatcaaaatttcttgtcaatttatgttctaaacaccagcttaataacaaagttattttactaaattctacagtatattaaaaattgaaataaaggcagtgtatttcaacagaaatctgcTAACAAAATGGCtaatataccaatatacattATAGTCATTTTGTTATCTTCCAAACCCCATCTTAATTTACATTTGTCTTtaagagaggagtgtatgagatAATTGCTTGTCCCAGATAGCCACAGCTTGATTGACTTTGCTTAGAGGTCCGTTTGCCCAGGGCTGACCAGGAGAAACAACTACTTATGTTTATACAAAGTTTTGTCCTCTGGAATCAAAGAGATGGCATGTTAATTGGGTCTTCATTCTCCATctataacccttttgatatcaacccacctgaaacGGCCCCTGGTTCTTTAATACAAATTTActgtaaaatcaaaattaaatggaaattgtagttgtggccaatgccagtgccacccgactggctcccatgctggtggcacacaagcaccattcatgcatgggttgTTGCTAGTTCCGCCTaactggctccctgtgccagtgacacgtaaaaagcaccatctgaacatggtcgatgccagccacACCGCCCcgactagctcctgtgccagtagcacataaaaagcaccatctgaacgtggccaatgccagtgccgcctgacttgcttaccaaccacatagttccgggttcagtcccactgtgtggaatcttgggcaagtgtcttctactatagcctcgggccgaccaaagccttgtgagtggatttggtagacggaaactgaaagaagcccgtcgtatatatgtatatatatatatgtgtgtgtatgtgtttgtgtgtctgtgtcacttagcggttcggcaaaagagaccgatagagtaagtactaggcttacaaagaataagtcccggggtcgatttgctcgactaaaggcggtgctccagcatggccgcagtcaaatgaccgaaacaagtaaaagagtaagagtaaagagtaatgaaaagaaagagaataaaatgaaagagataatAAAAGAGATGATCAAAGATGGAGAGGAAGAGACTAAAACATGGCAGACAGATATTACCTTGGTGTGTTTTTTGTCAGTACCATATACTATTGATGTACAGCAGACTTCGCCAACCTTCTGGGAGCGACTGTAGAAGTACCAGCAACATATTTCAACGGTGCCAATGACATCCTTGATGAGCAACAAACGGTTGCTGAACTGAAGTGACAGCTTGTCAAAGAGCTCGATATTCTTCAGAAAGTTATCATCTGAGTTACTGCAACAGAAAGGATATAGATAGGTTGTTAAACagatatacagaaagacagatataaagagagacacacacacgagaaagagagagagaaagagaaaccaaTCAAGAGGCCATACACACTCTAAAATACTACCATCTGGAAAATAGAAAGATATGCTGAATGCTATAGTCCTAAGTATGTTATGACTGAAAAAAAGACAGTTCAATCATAGTTGTTAACCTGATTAAAATAAACCTGAGCAAAAATTGAACTCTGCAAAATACCGCAAGCATTCTGTCCTGCGCTCTACTAATTCTGCCATCCAGATACATTGTAACGTTGAATGACggttcagacacacacactgttcctgcacatctgccatatacaaaaactattttctctgttaatctacctgttattccactgcacctctatgtgttcatagcttacactgggtacatcaaATGGATTTCCTAACATCTTTCCAatatatcaagcagggccatttacctgacagAAACAGTATTCTTCACTTTCTTGCTAACTACAACTTTGTCTTTACCAGATTAGCTtcaaggccctttgattccaggttctgCTACAGATTCCACCATAAGAACAAGATCAttagcatatagtagttcccaaggacaaccagtcttaaattcctctagTTTGGCTCAGGAAGCATCCTAGAAGTTGTAGATAAATTCTGTTACTTAGGTGGCCAAATTAGCAGCGGAGGAGGATGTTCTAcaagtatagctgctagaataagaataggatggagaaagttcagagaactgTTACTCTGATTAGCAACAGatggggatctttctgatttggcaggcgccatttcttatttatgttttatttaatgtgttttctactgaaacactttaaaacttcgtatacttgtatattttgtcttagagaacagagaaaaaatttttatattcgaagttatttcatgttaaaagttgtcgtatttcggtaatttcaaccaatcactgacgcctattgaggtgaaaacaattactgctgtggaatgtaaacaacacgttctagcggtgtaatgggatcttttcccttgaataaaattagtgccgttgtttgtcaacaacaactattggcagtactgttatttatgacattgttcgtgcgtttgtactggctttagggtttgggttttagagttagggttgccaaatttggtgaaaatctNNNNNNNNNNNNNNNNNNNNNNNNNNNNNNNNNNNNNNNNNNNNNNNNNNNNNNNNNNNNNNNNNNNNNNNNNNNNNNNNNNNNNNNNNNNNNNNNNNNNNNNNNNNNNNtaaaaccagtacaaacgcacgaacgatgtcataaataacagtactgccgatagttgttgacaaacaatggcactaattttattcaagggaaaagatcccattacaccgccacaacgtgttgttcacaaaccacagcagtaattgttttcacctcaatagacatcagtgattggttgaaattactgaaatacgacaattttaacacgaaataactttaaaaagataaaattttctcaataacactaagggtaaaagatgttttatatgacacattctaccagtatcccaagtttgaaagtgtttcgttaagaaaaaaAGTGGCGcacgccaaatcagaaagatccacaGATGGTAcctctctctgagtgaaaagcagattatatgatgcttgtgcaTGAACAGGTATGTTACATGACAGTGAGACATGGGCCATGAATGAAGAAGACCTGCAAAGATTGGAGAAGGAAAAAGTTAATATGCCCTAATGGATTTGCAAGATGCAGTGTGAACACACAACTAAgtgtaaatgtttttaagagaaatTAGATATagcatgtaagagagagagaactgcaatggtttggtcatgtgatgtgtatggatgatgaGAGCCAGATAAAGAAGTGATCATTTAAGATGGAGGGAACTTGCAGAAAAGGGGAGACTCAAGATATAGGATGAAGTAGCGAGGGCTAAACTCAAGATGCTGAACCTCAGAGAGGAGATGACAATGGAATGTCTGGCAATATGTATTATTTGCTCTCCACCACAAATGTACCAGACTACATCCCATCATGCACTATGCCTGTCTCTCACTCAGCCTAATCCCCACCTTGTTATTTCCGTCTCCCTCTGTTAACTGTCATTATTACTCTACTACTCATCCCTCCACCTACTCTCTTCTGCATCTCTATCCACCCCACACAATTCATGCCTCATTGGCCATTACCCTTCAACCCTACCCAACTTCTTTTATAGCAGTAGGCTGCTTCCccattccttcttctcttccccaCCTTACAATACTACATTAACCCCACCCACTTATACTTACTTATCTTGAGCCTTGTGGGACCACCTAAACACCTTGTCTCCTATCTGCCTCTTCGCACTCCCACTGATCCTTCACTCCCTGCCCTACAGAATGTGAAGAACCATACAGCTCTTCTACAAGGATCTCTTCTGGCCTACTTCTCCCATACTCTaaccatgcttcaccacttccTCAGGCTTCATAGTCATGTGAGCGGCACAGCAACctcaacagtgatgatgacaccaaaaaaaaatgcacccagtaaagtggtaggcattaggaaggacatgtAGTTGTagaaccaagccaaagcagacactggagcaggatgcagtccttgggcccattggattctgtcaaacccataccagcatggaacatggacattgactgtatacatttttatatatatatatatatatatatatatatatatatNNNNNNNNNNNNNNNNNNNNNNNNNNNNNNNNNNNNNNNNNNNNNNNNNNNNNNNNNNNNNNNNNNNNNNNNNNNNNNNNNNNNNNNNNNNNNNNNNNNNNNNNNNNNNNNNNNNNNNNNNNNNNNNNNNNNNNNNNNNNNNNNNNNNNNNNNNNNNNNNNNNNNNNNNNNNNNNNNNNNNNNNNNNNNNNNNNNNNNNNNNNNNNNNNNNNNNNNNNNNNNNNNNNNNNNNNNNNNNNNNNNNNNNNNNNNNNNNNNNNNNNNNNNNNNNNNNNNNNNNtatatgtatgtgtatctgtgtttgttcccccaacatcgcttgacaaccgatgctggtgtgtttacacccccgtaacttagcggttcggcaaaagagagtgatagaataagtactaggcttccaaagaataagtcctagggttgatttgctcgattaaaggcggtgctccagcatggccacagtcaaaagactgaaacaagtaaaagagtaaaagatatgtatatatatatatactttgtttataaagcagataaatagatatgaactTACTTTGTGTATGAATACTTGTTATTGTGACGATTACAGCTGAGTTTGATCACAGGCTGTGGATGAGAAGAACAAATAATATTATtcataatggaaataataatcctttctactgtaggcccaaggtttgaaatttggggagggtggagtaagtcaattacatcgaccccagtgtttcattggtactttatttatcaaccccaaaaaggatgaaaagaaaagcagaatttaaactcagatcataaagacataataataataaaaataacaatgatgtttcaatttaagcacaaggccagttacatcaactccagttctcgactggtacttaattttattaactcTAAAAGGAGAACTTTGGAGTatcaaaaatttcatgttaaatgcAGGaattggaaagatagtgacaatgtatgaatgtttacactaGATATTATATACTACATCAACTTTCATGAGATaggtcaacttatacac is a window from the Octopus bimaculoides isolate UCB-OBI-ISO-001 chromosome 25, ASM119413v2, whole genome shotgun sequence genome containing:
- the LOC106872887 gene encoding BTB/POZ domain-containing adapter for CUL3-mediated RhoA degradation protein 3, coding for MSGEHKTVIQKTNSSKYVKLNVGGKLFLTTIETLTKHDTMLRAMFSGRMEVLTDSDGWILIDRSGKHFDTILNFLRDNHTTLPDTEIGLMELEAEARYYIVQDLVNIIEPALKKKREVQPSCQVPLLTSTEEEQNLFANTHKPVIKLSCNRHNNKYSYTNNSDDNFLKNIELFDKLSLQFSNRLLLIKDVIGTVEICCWYFYSRSQKVGEVCCTSIVYGTDKKHTKVDYPEARIFEETLNVLCYENVDIKPDKDFVMPSRSGSMATVYHSDEDLEERLDRHRLRKK